GGCGTCGAGCATGTCGAGCAGGTAAAACAGCGACGTCGGCGCATTGCCGATCACGACAATGCTGCCTTCAAGATGCGGCCGCCACAGTTCGAGCGCGACAGCTGAGCGCGTGTTGCCCAGTTCTCGGGCGAGATCGGGAACGGACGGATCGCCGAGCGTGCAGATCACGTCGTTGTTTGCGGGCAGCCGCGCGCGCGTGATGCCTTCGGCGACCATGCGCGCGTCGCAGAGGATCGGCGCGCCGTTCGCGAGCGCGGTGCGTCCCGCGCGGCCCGCGCCGTCGGAAAAGCGCAACTCGCTGACGATATCGACCATTCCGCACGCGTGGATCACGCGCACGGCGAGCTTTTCGAGGTCGGCGGGAATGCGCGAGAGGTCAGCTTCCGCACGGATGGTCGCGAACGACTGGCGATAGATTTCTTGTCCGTCGCGAATGTAGTCAGGCATCGAATGGCTCATCAAAAGGGGGCGCGGCGGACGCGTTCAGGATGTCCGCCGCTTCGTCGATCGTGACGCCGCGCGCGAGCAGGCGGCCGAAGCCTGTCGATTCGCGCGGGTCTTGTGTGGTGTAGAGGTCGTAGCGGTTTTGCGACGTCGCCAGCAGCGTGTACGGCGCGCAATGCGCGGCGGCGCATGATCGCGGGCAGCCGCTGAGGTGCACCTGAGTTTGCGCGGGGACGCCGCGTGCGGCGAGCTTTAGCGCGTCGGCTTTCGTATCGGCGAGGCTTTTCGCGCAGCCGGTCGATCCGGCGCACGCGATTACGCGTGTCAGCGGGTTGTGCGGCGTTGTTGCGAGGCCGAGTGTTTCGAGCGTTTGCAACGTTGCCGCGACGTTGGATGTGTCGATGTCGGTGAGCAGCACGGTTTGCCATGGTGTCATGTGCAGCATTGCGCCTTCGTGGTTCTGCTGTTGTGCAAGAACGGCGAGGCCGCGTAACGTTGTGCTGTTCATGCGGCCTAGCGCGGGCTGAGCGCCGATGTGCCAACGCTGGCCGTCGCGTTGCTGGCGAGCGCCGAGTCTGCGCGACGCATCGGCGGGCTCGCGGCGCCAGCGTTCTACGGGCTCACCGCGCAGCAGACTTATGCCGCTTTGAGGTTCGGCATGCG
This genomic interval from Paraburkholderia sabiae contains the following:
- a CDS encoding precorrin-8X methylmutase translates to MPDYIRDGQEIYRQSFATIRAEADLSRIPADLEKLAVRVIHACGMVDIVSELRFSDGAGRAGRTALANGAPILCDARMVAEGITRARLPANNDVICTLGDPSVPDLARELGNTRSAVALELWRPHLEGSIVVIGNAPTSLFYLLDMLDAGAPRPALILGFPVGFVGAAESKAMLAADSRGVPFVAVQGRRGGSAMAAAAVNALATENE